A stretch of Deltaproteobacteria bacterium DNA encodes these proteins:
- the dapB gene encoding 4-hydroxy-tetrahydrodipicolinate reductase: MVKAAVTGAAGRMGARIISVIGDTEGIELVGAIEHDEHYALGKDAGEVAGVGNLGVEISSDINAVMKEADVIIDFTFPDVTIENLVAVSKHKKAAVIGSTGFTASEMEEVKKNAANIPCIIAPNMSMGVNLMLKLVAEAARALGSDFDMEMVETHHKLKKDAPSGTAMKLAEVAAESVGRSLSEVGVFERHGMIGARSKEEIGVQTLRGGDVVGDHTVYFYGTGERLEITHRATSRDTFASGAVKGALWLVGKAPGIYDMQDVLGLK, encoded by the coding sequence ATGGTAAAAGCTGCTGTAACTGGTGCGGCGGGCAGGATGGGCGCCAGGATAATAAGTGTAATCGGTGATACGGAAGGGATAGAACTTGTAGGTGCTATCGAGCATGATGAACATTATGCATTGGGCAAGGATGCAGGCGAGGTTGCCGGTGTTGGTAATTTAGGGGTAGAAATATCCTCTGATATCAATGCTGTAATGAAAGAGGCTGATGTCATCATAGACTTTACCTTTCCCGACGTAACCATAGAGAATCTGGTTGCTGTGAGCAAGCATAAAAAGGCGGCTGTTATCGGAAGTACAGGTTTTACAGCTTCCGAAATGGAAGAAGTGAAAAAAAATGCTGCTAATATTCCCTGCATTATCGCACCTAATATGAGTATGGGGGTCAACCTTATGCTGAAACTTGTGGCGGAGGCTGCACGGGCTCTCGGCAGTGACTTCGATATGGAGATGGTTGAGACTCATCACAAGCTTAAAAAAGATGCGCCCAGCGGGACGGCTATGAAGCTGGCTGAAGTAGCGGCAGAGTCGGTGGGAAGAAGCTTGTCGGAAGTAGGCGTTTTTGAACGTCACGGTATGATAGGAGCGAGAAGCAAAGAAGAAATTGGAGTTCAGACGCTTAGAGGGGGTGACGTAGTGGGTGATCATACGGTATACTTTTATGGTACCGGTGAAAGGCTGGAAATAACCCACAGGGCAACAAGCAGGGATACTTTTGCAAGCGGTGCCGTTAAAGGCGCGCTTTGGCTTGTCGGGAAAGCGCCGGGGATTTATGACATGCAGGATGTACTTGGACTTAAGTAA
- a CDS encoding tail fiber domain-containing protein: MKKLILIYTVVMLMVYAQAYAAGDLIVNGNIKTSISDCDSLDTDASGNIVCGTDDTGTKIYNETRTLPTVVDEYVEIGRFHKPSVGQNLKVNVAISGGFSVSKQYLIATQYNQEGGQWREVLPIVSTGAYSGNDFSLQVQVQSYQVFLQLRRSSGSAAGTANITIESMGGDSVTFTALSGTGTTTEQPVFEGTQLTQVDGKLGIGTTSPTEALDVVGNVTATGNVTADAICLNGDCLTHWNEQVYNETRTLPTVVDEYVEIGRVHKPSAGQNLKVNVVISGGFSVSKQYLIPTQYHQTGGQWREVLPIVSTGAYSGNDFSLQVRVHSYQVFLQLRRSSGSTTGTANITIAYMGDGSVTFTALSGTGTTTEQPVFEGTQLTQVDGKIGIGTTSPTEALDVVGNVTATGDVTADAICLNGDCLTHWNEQVYNETRTLPTVIDEYVEIGKVHKPSAGQNLKVNVVISGGFSVSKQYLIATQYNQEGGQWREVLPIVSTGAYSGNDFSLQVRVQSYQVFLQLRRSSGSTTGTANITIAYMGGDSVTFTALSGTGTTTEQPVFEGTQLTQVDGKIGIGTTSPTEALDVVGNVTATGNVTAAAFVGDGSGLTSISSASLPSDVALKNGTADQDFDSGTLYIDVVNNRVGIGTTTPNHKLQVAGLINFDPANYSTLIGAGAGASLQSDGMKNTAVGRLALYATTSGTDNTAVGIDALRDNTIGNYNTATGSGALRSNTTGGGNTANGLIALVYNTTGSNNTATGASALFNNTIGNNNTANGSSALAHNIDGNNNTAIGKNAISVNKSGNENTASGYYALRSNDSGNNNTATGVNSLYNTKGSNNTAYGHSAGYNNISGTGNVFLGYLAGYNEIKSNKLYIENTSTSTPLIGGDFAADEVYLNGDVGIGTMAPSEKLDVAGTVKATAFIGDGSGLTGLPTGSVFSEGGTFAFYTSGNVGIGTSAPTEKLDVAGTVKATAFVGDGAGLTNLPSNGAFIDGGTFASYTSGNIAIGLATPKDGYQVSIMGTTVAEDLGVDYQRGLSVEVAPDASKWTLTSNHVSGIDTNVVADGKLGNEILETQVGINIKYGAGATASPVSVVQNAYGLKVDADHGGGQIDNSYGIYIGTPVPGGTVTNKWALYQADAATGSYFAGNVGVGVEAPAYNLDVAGDINASGEVRANTIPLTSDIRYKKNVRKLDDALAQIVKLRGVSYNWNVKEFPHKKFDDKQQIGFIAQEVEAVYPELVYTGKDGYKAVDYARLMPAIVEAIKAQQKEIERLKAENVSLKAKNVTMEDRLAEMEMMKLRMAQIEATLAKNGPLATIQGKAVDK; this comes from the coding sequence TTGCGGGACTGACGATACGGGCACAAAGATATATAATGAGACGCGGACATTGCCTACAGTTGTCGATGAGTATGTAGAGATCGGGAGATTTCATAAGCCTTCCGTCGGGCAAAATCTAAAAGTCAATGTGGCTATCTCCGGTGGTTTCTCCGTTTCGAAGCAGTATCTGATAGCTACACAGTACAACCAGGAAGGAGGCCAGTGGCGTGAAGTACTGCCCATTGTCAGCACAGGTGCCTATAGCGGTAACGACTTTAGTCTTCAGGTACAGGTGCAATCATACCAGGTGTTCCTTCAACTGCGTCGCTCGAGCGGTTCGGCTGCCGGGACTGCCAACATAACTATAGAGTCTATGGGTGGCGATTCGGTCACATTCACTGCTTTATCGGGAACAGGTACGACGACTGAACAGCCGGTTTTTGAAGGGACGCAGTTGACACAGGTAGACGGCAAGCTAGGCATCGGGACGACGAGTCCGACGGAGGCGCTGGACGTGGTTGGTAATGTGACCGCAACGGGTAATGTGACTGCTGATGCAATTTGTCTAAATGGCGACTGCCTAACTCACTGGAATGAACAAGTATATAATGAGACGCGGACATTGCCGACAGTCGTCGATGAGTATGTAGAAATTGGTAGAGTTCATAAGCCTTCCGCCGGGCAAAATCTAAAAGTCAATGTGGTTATCTCCGGTGGTTTCTCCGTTTCGAAGCAGTATCTGATACCTACACAGTACCACCAGACAGGAGGCCAGTGGCGTGAGGTCCTGCCCATTGTCAGCACAGGTGCCTATAGCGGTAACGACTTTAGTCTTCAGGTACGGGTGCACTCATACCAGGTGTTCCTTCAACTGCGTCGCTCGAGCGGTTCTACTACCGGGACTGCCAACATAACTATAGCGTATATGGGTGACGGTTCGGTCACATTCACTGCTTTATCGGGAACAGGTACAACGACTGAACAGCCGGTTTTTGAAGGGACGCAGTTGACACAGGTAGACGGCAAGATAGGCATCGGGACGACGAGTCCGACGGAGGCGCTGGACGTGGTTGGTAATGTGACTGCGACGGGTGATGTGACTGCTGATGCAATTTGTCTAAATGGCGACTGCCTAACTCACTGGAATGAACAGGTATATAATGAGACGCGGACATTACCGACAGTCATCGATGAGTATGTAGAGATTGGTAAGGTTCATAAGCCTTCCGCCGGGCAAAATCTAAAAGTCAATGTGGTTATCTCCGGTGGTTTCTCCGTTTCGAAGCAGTATCTGATAGCTACACAGTACAACCAGGAAGGAGGCCAGTGGCGTGAGGTACTGCCCATTGTCAGCACAGGTGCCTATAGCGGTAACGACTTTAGTCTTCAGGTACGGGTGCAATCATACCAGGTGTTCCTTCAACTGCGTCGCTCGAGCGGTTCTACTACCGGGACTGCCAACATAACTATAGCGTATATGGGTGGCGATTCGGTCACATTCACTGCTTTATCGGGAACAGGTACGACGACTGAACAGCCGGTTTTTGAAGGGACGCAGTTGACACAGGTAGACGGCAAGATAGGCATCGGGACGACGAGTCCAACGGAAGCGCTGGACGTGGTTGGTAATGTGACTGCGACGGGTAACGTAACTGCTGCTGCCTTTGTGGGTGACGGTTCGGGATTGACAAGTATTTCATCTGCTTCTCTTCCCTCTGATGTTGCCCTTAAAAATGGCACTGCTGATCAGGATTTTGATTCGGGGACGCTTTACATCGATGTGGTCAATAACAGGGTTGGTATTGGTACGACAACCCCCAACCATAAGCTCCAGGTAGCGGGTTTGATCAATTTTGATCCTGCTAATTATTCCACTTTAATCGGTGCGGGTGCAGGGGCGAGTCTTCAGTCAGATGGAATGAAGAATACCGCCGTAGGGAGGCTGGCCTTGTATGCAACTACATCGGGCACTGATAATACTGCTGTCGGAATTGACGCTTTAAGAGATAATACTATAGGAAATTATAATACGGCAACTGGTAGCGGCGCCTTGCGCTCAAATACCACGGGAGGCGGCAATACGGCAAATGGGCTTATTGCACTGGTTTACAATACGACCGGTAGCAATAATACGGCTACCGGAGCGAGCGCTTTATTTAACAATACCATTGGTAATAACAATACTGCTAACGGGAGTAGCGCTCTTGCGCATAATATAGACGGAAATAATAATACGGCCATTGGTAAGAACGCTATAAGTGTAAATAAAAGCGGGAACGAAAATACAGCCAGTGGTTATTACGCTCTTCGCTCCAATGACAGTGGAAATAATAATACCGCAACCGGTGTAAATAGCCTTTATAATACTAAAGGTTCCAACAATACGGCATACGGCCATTCCGCCGGTTATAATAATATTTCCGGTACAGGGAATGTTTTTCTTGGTTACCTGGCCGGTTATAACGAAATAAAATCCAACAAGCTTTACATAGAAAATACCTCTACCTCCACCCCCCTCATCGGTGGTGACTTTGCCGCCGATGAAGTCTACCTGAATGGTGATGTCGGTATCGGGACTATGGCTCCGTCGGAAAAGCTGGATGTGGCCGGTACGGTAAAAGCCACGGCATTTATCGGAGATGGTTCGGGTCTGACTGGTCTGCCGACAGGTTCTGTGTTCTCAGAGGGCGGAACTTTCGCTTTCTACACAAGTGGAAATGTTGGTATAGGGACGTCTGCTCCAACAGAGAAGCTGGATGTTGCCGGAACGGTTAAGGCAACGGCCTTTGTCGGCGATGGCGCGGGCCTGACTAACCTTCCTTCCAACGGCGCCTTCATAGACGGTGGAACATTTGCCTCCTATACAAGCGGTAACATAGCCATCGGGCTGGCAACTCCGAAGGACGGCTATCAGGTTTCTATCATGGGTACGACCGTTGCTGAAGATCTGGGTGTAGACTATCAGCGTGGATTATCTGTAGAGGTTGCGCCGGATGCATCCAAATGGACCTTGACCAGCAACCATGTAAGCGGCATCGATACGAATGTCGTTGCAGATGGTAAGCTGGGAAATGAAATCCTGGAGACTCAGGTTGGCATCAACATCAAATACGGTGCCGGTGCAACCGCTTCGCCGGTTTCGGTCGTGCAAAATGCCTATGGCCTGAAGGTCGATGCTGACCATGGAGGTGGTCAGATAGATAACAGTTACGGTATTTATATTGGCACCCCCGTGCCGGGTGGAACTGTGACCAATAAATGGGCGCTTTACCAGGCCGATGCTGCAACGGGAAGCTATTTTGCCGGAAATGTGGGGGTAGGCGTTGAGGCTCCTGCTTATAATCTTGATGTCGCTGGTGACATCAATGCCAGCGGTGAGGTAAGGGCAAACACGATTCCTTTAACCTCTGATATTCGTTACAAGAAAAATGTGCGTAAACTGGATGACGCTCTTGCGCAGATAGTTAAACTTCGCGGTGTCAGCTATAACTGGAATGTAAAAGAATTTCCTCATAAAAAGTTTGATGATAAACAGCAGATCGGTTTTATTGCCCAGGAAGTGGAAGCAGTTTATCCTGAACTGGTATATACAGGGAAAGACGGGTACAAGGCCGTCGATTACGCACGCCTCATGCCTGCAATTGTCGAAGCGATCAAAGCACAGCAAAAGGAGATAGAGCGCCTGAAGGCAGAGAACGTATCACTTAAGGCTAAAAATGTTACCATGGAAGACAGGCTTGCTGAGATGGAAATGATGAAGCTTCGTATGGCCCAAATTGAAGCAACTCTGGCCAAGAATGGGCCATTAGCAACTATTCAGGGCAAAGCGGTTGACAAATGA